One Companilactobacillus heilongjiangensis genomic window, TTGCCACTGTTATAACTCTCTTGGTCAGAGATAATCTTCAGTAAAGTAGATTTTCCAACCCCGTTTCGACCGACCAAACCAATGCGGCTGTTGTCTTGTATCTCGAAACTGACATTGGAAAAAAGTTTCTTCGTACCGAAATTTTTCGTAATGTTCTGTGCTTGTAATAAAATCAAAATATAACTCCTTTATGTATTCACAATTTTATCATTAATTAATAATTTATGCCTTTATAGGTTTAACGTATTGCGTTTTTAGTGATTTTTATTTACTATGAATGTTAGTGAAATGACACACATATGGTGGTAAATTATGACAAAAACAACAGTTCCAAACGCAACAATAAAGCGTTTACCAATTTATTATCGTTACTTCCAATTTCTCAAGGACGAGGGCACAAAAAAAATCTCCTCTGGTGAACTATCAGAAGGGGTCAAGATTGACAGTGCTACAATTAGACGTGACTTCTCATATCTAGGTGCACTTGGGAAACGTGGATACGGCTACGATGTAAACGATTTAGTAGCATTCTTTAAAAAGCTGTTGAATCAAGATAAACGGACCAATGTAGCCTTAGTTGGTGTTGGTAATTTAGGTAACGCCTTACTAAATTATAACTTTTCTCGAACAAATAATGTTCGAATTGCGGCAGCTTTTGATATAAATAAAGAAATTGTCGGTACAGTTAAGAGCGGTGTTCCCGTTTATGACATTAGTGAATTAAAGGAACAACTTAACTTACAACAGATCGATGTTTGTATTTTGACAGTTTCTTCAAACGCTGCGCAAACAACTGCTGACTTGTTGGCAGATGCTGGAGTTCGAGGGATTCTGAACTTCACACCGGTTATTATCAACGTACCAAACAGTATCCGTGTTCACTATGTCGATTTGGCAAATGAATTGCAGACACTGATTTTCTTCCTAGACCGTGACAAGTCATTGACAGAAGAAACAAACTAAACTTTTGGGGGAATTTTTTTATGAGTGAACCATTATTTTTGAAACCTGTCTTCCACGAAAAAATTTGGGGTGGCAGAAAGTTAGAAACTAAGTTTGGTTACAACATTCCTGATGGTTCTATCGGTGAATGCTGGGCTATTTCAGGACATCCACATGGTAGATCAGAAGTTGAAAACGGCGAGTTTGCTGGACAATATGTTGACGACCTCTGGAAAAATCATAGTGAATTATTTGGCAATCCCAAGGGAAAAGTTTTCCCATTGCTAACTAAGATTTTGGATGCCGAAGCAAGTCTTTCAGTCCAAGTTCACCCCGACAACGCATACGCTGCCGAGCACGAACACGAATTAGGCAAGACAGAATGCTGGTACATCATCGATGCTGAGCCAGGTTCATACTTAATTTATGGTCACAATGCCAAGAATAAAGCTGAACTCGACCAAATGATCGAATCCGGCGACTGGGACCACTTGTTGAGAAAAGTTCCAGTTAAGACAGGCGATTTCTACTATGTACCAAGTGGGACCGTTCATGCTTTGAACAAAGGTATCATGGCACTCGAAACACAACAAAGCAGTGATACAACATATCGTTTGTATGACTATGACCGTGTTGAAAAGTCTACAGGTAAGAAACGTGATCTTCACATCAAACAATCAGAAGACACAATTACAGTTCCTCATAAAGATCCAAAATTAAACATTGAATCAAAACAAGTTGGTAAGAATAAGTTTACAACATTCGTTCAACCACCAGTTTCACCATTCTTCTCAGTTTATCACTGGGAAATTAAAGAACCAGTTGAATTACATCACCAAATCGGTAAATATACATTGATCTCAATTCTTAGTGGAGAAGGTAAGATTACCGTTGATGGCAAGGATTACGATTTGAAGAAAGGCGTTCACTTGATTGTACCCGCAACAGTAGATGCTTGGACACTAGCTGGAGATTTGGATATTATTGCTTCAGAATCAGGAGAAGCCTAGAGAGAGTGGAGCAGGCCCGGGAATTTCCGAGCATTTGCATGACTTCACGAATTATCCGCGTACTTTGCGGATGATTTGGGAAGTTGGCAAAGCGGAAGAAATTGGCCTGCGGAACTCGTTTTAGAGCCGCAGCATGCCCAGCAAAAAGGTCTAAAATACCGCTGCCGGTATATATTGCTAATGCACTCTAAAATATCCAAAACAAAATGCTGTTCTTCGATTGTAATATTATTAATAATACAATCAAATAACCAGCATCAAAATTAACCAATTCTAATAAAAAATCAACAAATCATTCACTAAATACAGAATAACGGAAAAATAAATCCGTATATTCTGTATTTTTTTATCCGAAAATCAATTAAAAATAGAACAATATCACCGCTACATACAAATAATGTTCGTCATAGCTAATAAAATGAAATTTATTTTAATTTGAAATCGCTATCAATTCCCCATTCCTTAAAAAATCTTCTATAATTAAAGATATGTTAATTCAAAAGGGGACTTAAAATTGCAAAGACAACGATTTTTTCGAGTTAGTCTAGGGTGGCAAATTATTATTGGCTTGATCCTAGGTATTGTTTTAGGACAGGTATTTTACCAGAATAAGGTTGCTATACAGGTAATGCAGAACATCGGGACAATGTTTATTTCGATGATTCAAATGATTGTGTTACCAATTGTTATTTCTTGTTTGACTGTTGGTATCGCCAATATGGGTGATATTAAAAAACTTGGTCGAATTGGATTAAAGACGTTAATTTATTTTGAAATCATGACTACTTTAGCGATTATTATTGGTATTGTGGTGGCTAATGTTACCCACCCCGGTACCTATATTGATATTCATAGTCTAAAAGGTTCGGATATTAGCCAATATACAGCGACCGCCAAAACGGCTAAACATTCGGGTATTTGGTCAATTTTGATGAGTATCATTCCAACTAACATCTTCGCTTCCTTGGGCAAAGGTGATATGTTGCCAATTATCTTCTTCTCAGTTCTCTTTGGACTTGGAACAGCTTCAATCGGTAAGCAAGGTAAAATTATTACCGATGTTTTAAATGCAGTTGCGAACGTAATGTTTAAAGTTACTAACTGGGTTATGCGTTTAGCTCCAATTGGTGTCTGTGCTTTGATCGGTGTTACCGTTGGGGAAATGGGTTTCAATTCGTTAAAACCCTTGGCATTATTCATACTGATTGCTTATGCGACAATGGCGTTTTTCGTATTCGTTATCATGGCACTTGTCGGTCACTTATTCCACGTTAGATTTTATGAATTATTTAGAATTATTGAAAATGAAGTTACACTTGCTTTTACCACCGCCAGTTCTGAAGCAGCCTTGCCAAAGATGATGGAAAAAATGCAAGATTATGGATCATCAAAAGGTATCGTCTCCTTTGTAATTCCAACCGGATATACATTTAACCTTGATGGTTCCGCAATTTATCAATCATTGGCTGCCTTATTCTTGGCTCAAGCCTATAATATTCACCTATCCATTGGGCAACAAATTACCCTTGTTGTGGTATTGATGTTAACATCAAAGGGGATGGCCGGAGTGCCCGGAGCATCGTTTGTTGTACTCCTAGCCACAGTATCAACAATTGGTGTACCAATGCAAGGTTTGACCTTCATTGCAGGTATCGACCGTCTCGTAGATATGGGACGTACAGCCGTCAACGTTGTCGGAAATTCACTAGCTACAGTTATTATTGCTAAGAGTGAAAAAGAGTTCGATGATGAGAAACGGAAGAAGTACGTTGCGTCATACACACGTGGGGACTAATTAGCACTCCATGTAGTCGAAAAACAATTTAAACACACAGAGAACAGCTTGCCGAAAAGGCAGGCTGTTTTTTTATGCCGCCGAAGGCTGGCTTATTGTGTAATTTTGAGTATTAGTATTTTGTTTGGAATTGGTAAATGAGGATACAAAAAAGATATCCGCAAATTTTTTAAAAATTGCAGATATCTTTTTTGTATTTTTCGTAGTTTATATATATCGACGGAGAGCAATACCAAAATTTTAAAATACACGAGCCGGAGGTTTCGAGGGAGTGAACAGCAGTGGCAGTGGTGTTAGGTCGGTGGTTTTCCGGCCTTACAGCACAGGACGTATTTTGAGATTCGCGTACTTTGCGGAGCTCAAAATCGAGGTGCGAGACCGTACTTTGGCTCGCACCGGTCCCACAGCAGGCAACTTCATCTCCCTCGAAACCGGAGGCGGCAAACAACTACATTATTCCAATCGTTAAAACAATAGCGTTCATAATAATATGGCTGCCGGCACTTACATAAATATTTTCCGACTTGTAGTAAACATATGAGAACCACAATCCCATAAAGACATAAACCAAAAATCTAGTATCCTGATGCATAAACGCAAACATGAACGCTGAAACAATAGCAGCAATGTAAATGTTAGTAGGCTTGATCAAGTTGGCGAAGAATACACGTCTGAAGATGATTTCCTCCATAATTGGTGCAGCTATCATCACGTAGATGAAATAGTATGGATATTCTTTAACCATCAACAGTAAACTGAGCGTATTTTGTGAATCGGTGCTGGCATGGAATAATAATTTATCCGCAAAGCCAATTCCGAATTGGACTACCAATGCGCCCACAGTTCCTAAAATTATCCACTGCAAATCGTGATTTAAATTAGTTTTTTTCTCAAATTCTAAAGGACCACTTTGTTTAACTAAATAAATCATTAGACCAGTGACAATCAATGATGCAATGGTGACGGTGATAAAGTAGGCTGAGCCTGTGATAGAGAACATTGTCAGGATAGTTCCTAACGATAACAACAGGATATAAGCCAGTAATGTGAAAAACTGATTTGTTCGATAAGACATAATTTCCCCCATATTTTTAAAGGTAAATACTTGCAACTTCACAATATAATGTTAATATAAAACTTGTGATTAGCACAAGAGATAGTTGAGTGCTAAAAGATATACAAAAAACATTGAATTAATATTACTGGAGGTATTTAAATTGTTAAAACCACTTGGAGATAGAGTCATTGTAACAGTCGATAAAGAAGAAGAAAAGACAGTTGGTGGCATTGTTTTAGCAAACAACGCTAAGGAAAAGCCACAAACAGCCGAAGTTGTTGCCGTAGGTGACGGACTAGTTGCTGATAATGGTACTAAATTACCTATGAACGTTAAAAAGGGTGACAAGGTTCTTTTTGACAAGTACTCAGGCTCAACAGTTAAGTATGAAGACAGTGAATATTTAATCCTTCATGAAAAAGATATCATGGCAATCGTTGACTAATTAAAACTTAAACAAGAAAAATTTATTTTAAATTATGGAGTGTGAAAATTAATGGCTAAAGAAATTAAATTTTCAGAAGATGCACGTTCAAAGATGTTGGATGGTGTTAATAAACTAGCTGATACAGTTAAGACAACAATCGGACCTAAGGGTAGAAACGTTGTTCTTGAAAAGAGTTATGGCGCACCTGAAATTACAAATGATGGTGTTACAATCGCTAAGAGTATTGACCTAGAAGATCACTTCGAAAACATGGGTGCAAAGCTTGTTTCTGAAGTTGCTTCAAAGACAAATGATATTGCTGGTGACGGTACTACTACTGCTACTGTTTTGACACAAGCAATTGTTAAAGAAGGTATGAAGAACGTTACTGCCGGTGCTAACCCTGTTGGTATCAGAAGTGGTATCGAAAAGGCAACAAACGCTGCTGTTGACGAACTTCACAAGATTTCACACAAGGTTTCTGGTAAGAATGATATTGCTCAAGTAGCTTCAGTTTCATCAGCTAGTGAAGAAACTGGTAAATTGATCGCTGATGCCATGGAAAAAGTTGGTAACGATGGTGTTATCACAATTGAAGAATCAAAGGGTATCGATACAACTTTAGACGTTGTTGAAGGTATGCAATTCGACCGTGGATACATTTCACAATACATGGTTACTGATAACGACAAGATGGAAGCCGACCTCGACAATCCATATATCTTGATTACTGACAAGAAGATTTCAAATATCCAAGATGTTTTGCCATTGCTACAAAAGATTGTTCAACAAGGTAAGTCACTATTGATCATCGCTGATGATATTGACGGTGAAGCATTACCAACACTTGTATTGAACAAGATTCGTGGTACATTCAACGTCGTTGCTGTTAAGGCTCCTGGCTTTGGTGACCGTCGTAAGGCTCAACTTGAAGATATCGCTACATTAACTGGTGGTACAGTTATTACTTCAGACCTTGGTCTTGAACTAAAAGACACAACAATGGATCAATTGGGTCAAGCTGGTAAGGTTACAGTTACAAAGGACAACACAACAATCGTTGAAGGCTCTGGCGATAAGGATGCTATCAAGGAACGTGTTGATCTAATCAAGAAACAAATCGGTGAAACAACTTCTGACTTTGACAAAGAGAAGTTACAAGAACGTCTAGCTAAATTAGCTGGTGGTGTTGCTGTTGTTAAAGTTGGTGCTGCTACTGAAACCGAATTGAAGGAACGTAAGTACAGAATTGAAGATGCTCTAAATGCCACACGTGCCGCTGTTGAAGAAGGTTACGTTGCTGGTGGTGGTACAGCCTTCATGAACGTTCTTGATAAAGTTACAGCTCTTAAAGCTGAAGGCGACGTTCAAACAGGTATCAATATTGTTGCCCGTGCTCTTGAAGAACCACTCCGTCAAATTGCTGAAAATGCTGGTATGGAAGGTTCAGTTATCGTTGAACACATCAAGAATGAAAAGAACGAAGTTGGTTACAATGCTGCAACTAACAAGTGGGAAAACATGGTTGACGCCGGAATCATCGACCCAACTAAGGTTACACGTTCAGCTCTACAAAACGCAGCCAGTGTTGCTTCACTATTGTTGACAACTGAAGCTGTTGTTGCTGACAAGCCTGATAAGAATGCTCCTGCCGCACCTGCTGCTAACCCAGCTGCTGGCGGTATGGGCGGTATGATGTAGTCCATTTAAACTAAACAATTATAAACGTTGGTAGATTAAATTCTGCTGACGTTTTTTTTGTATTTAAATATGCCGCCAGAGGGGAACAGTGATTCCGCCGCAGTTTGACCGGTCCGAGCCACGGTCTCGCACCTCGATTTTGAGGTTTGCATAGTGCGCAAATCTCAAAATACGTCAGTTATGTAAGAGCTGAAGCTCTAACACAACTTGAACTGCAGGCTCCATCACTGTTCCCCTCTGGCTGGTTTTTTATCAATAGAATTTTTTGTTTATGATATCAGCTCTAGTTTGATAGATGTATGTGTGGGAATGATTGACTATAAAAAGAATCGGAAGGGATGAGAATATTAACCAGCTGTGGTTGTGGCGTTATGGCTTTAGCCATTACACCACCGGGCGAGTTTGGAGACTTACCGGTTTTTGGTAAGGCTTCAAACCGAGGTTCGAGACCGTACTTTGGCTCGAGCCGGTCCGCATAGCAGGTTAATATTCTCATCCCTGGAGATGGCAAACAAGTAATTCATTTCCTATCTGGACCTTAAAAGTATAAAATGAGTTATTGTCGAATAGAAAATAGAAGAGAGAATCAGAATGGATAGTATTGAATTTGGTCGTAAGATCAATTACGTACCTATGACGGTCAGCTTAGTTGTTGGATTAGTTGTGGGAGTTTTGGTATTTGTCTTTACGAAGGTTACTTTGTTGGCTGTACTTTTGGGCGTTACTGCTTTAGTTATTATTGCCTTGCTTTACGCGCGTTCAATGAGTGATTTTTACGGCTACTGGGAGATTGATGATGAGGGTATTCGCAGTTACGATTATCAAAATCTCAGTATCAGATTGCAGTCAGTTTTGTTTCCTTTTAGTGAAAGCCAATTGGACTTCAAATTTAAGGATATAAAGGCTTTAACGGTAGTTGTGGGTAAAGAGATGAATGCGCCCAGTAATATTCTAGGAGGCTCATTTAACGCTCCTAAGAAGATTATGTTCCACTTGCCAACTCCTTACTATTTAGAATTAAAGTTGAATGATGGTCGTCAGGTTAATTTGGACTTGTCAGCTGATTGGGATGACAGTGAAACGATTGAATACGTTATTGCTGTGATTTGTTCAGAAGCCGATATTCCAGCTGAAATTATTAAGCAAGAAAATCAGAATGCGTAAAAAAATGGAATCAATAATCACAATCGATTATTGGTTCCATTTTTTTATATTTTATTGTGGGGTATCATCAATTGACCAGGTGATTTTACCGCTATATTTACCAGCTTTTGAATTGGCAGGAACAAGCAATTTCCACTTATTCAAACCAATGTAACCACTCAAGTCGTAGTTGTTATATGAACCACTGAAACCACCACTTTTAATTGGTACACCAGGGTCTATAACGATTGGTTTCCAGTCAGGCGTATTGTCATCGTTACTTTGATCAAACATCATTGCATTGTCGCTATCAGAAGTAATCAATTTATTACCATTACTCTCAATAGGATCAGTTGTGTTGTCATAAGAAACTGAGACATTGAATGGTGTGTTGGCACTGTGATTGATGATTAGCTTACCATCAGTTCTTACGTTATTTAGCATCCGGGGATTTCCAATAGACGTGGTGCTACCGAAATCAATGGTTGAAGGAACTTCGACAAATGACGTCGTTGGGAGAGTTTCCTCAATATTAAGGTCAGCATTGTCAGAGATTATCGTCCCATAATTGGTACTAGGATTTATGACGACGTTGGTTACCGTGGCGGTATTCGAGACAGTTGCCTTATTAATACTAGTGATTTTAGCTTTGAAATCAACTGTTAAAGGATTACCACTGGTAATGGTACTTACGTCAAAGTCCAACGAACTTTTCTTAGAACCATTGACTGTAATGCTATCAGGATCTAACTCAAGTCCGTCAGGTACAATATCATTGAAATGGCCAGACTTTAAGAAATCTATTCCGATAGGACTTAGAGTAGTTTGATATTCAACGATATCGCCTTTTTTACCACTAGCTGAACTAGAAAAGGCACCATCTGGATCAGTTGTGTCATTACGGATTTGATTGGTGAATTGATATTTGAAATTAGGTATTGTAACAGGAATATTTGTAGTTGCACGATTTGTGACATCGCCAGTATTATGTACAACGTTGTGACCGGTGAAATCAGCGTTGTTAGTTACGGTCGAAGTAGCTTTATTGTTGATTGTTGCATCGTATGTGACAACGTATTTACCTTTATCGCCGATATCGGTATTTGGATTGTAGTCAATTTGATTATTAGTAGTACCTGAAGCTGGAGCGGTTCCATAACCTTTAATGACATCAACATCGTGCATATTACTTCCAGAACCAGTTGATTGTGTCTGTGTCCAAACATATTTTACAGAACTAGGGTCTAAGGTTAATCCGGTTGGCATAGTATCTAACAAACGATTAAAATTCCAACTCGAACCACTGATGCCCACACTTAGTGTAAATTGAAGCGTATCTCCAACTTGATTACCGCCGGTATTTCTAGTTTTATTAACGTAAGTTTTACTTACAGTTGGTGTGGCATAACCAGGTAAAGTACCACCGATAGCTGAACTATAGTGTGTCGTTTGACCAGGATTTATGGCAGTTGGATTCCATCTTAAAGCATAAGCTGAGTCTTGTACGCCATCACCATTAACGATTGGAAAAATTGTTCCACCGGAACCCACACCATATAGTAATGGAGAACCAGCAACTCTACTGTAATCGCCAATATTATCTGCATCATCTTTGTCGTATGTGAGCATAGGACTAGTCAATGTACCAGAATTACCAGAAGGTTTTCCTTTTTTTGCCCAGTCATAAGGACTCGTATAAGCTTCGCCCATGTAGTTATCAAAGCCATCAGTAACATCGTTAGTTATTAAAAGTTTTGATGAGGCATCTGAAGCAATTTTGGTACTGTAAAGATATAATCCCTTATTGTCCCCAATTGCATACATAGGGACATTATCTGAAGAATTTGATCCAGTAGAATCCATATCAGTATCCTCACCATAGTAAATTTGGAACTTTTTTACTGAAGTTGTGGGATTGTACAAATATAACTCTCTTTGAACAATTGGTGCGCCAGAAAGGGATGGACGTAGTAATATTTCTGCGTAAATACCTTGATTTGAAAGAAAGCCACCAATCTTATACACTGGTTTACTGCGACTATCGGTTCCGGTATAGTAAACTTTATATTTCATTTGTTTTAGAATTGAATAGTTACTGTAACTAAGAGTTGAAATACCAGTTACTAAAGCAAAGTCAAGAGATGTGTCAGAAGCATTTCCGGGACTACCACCTTTATATGAGTTTGCACCTTGGTGTAATATCCCATAATATTTACCATTGTTGTTAAAGAAAATATTAATTTTGGAATTATAAAGTGAAGTTGCACCACTAACACCTGAATCCGTGAGAATGGTGTTATCAGCCCCGTTTAGGACTACATTATTGTTAGCATCCCGCGCTGCTCCAAAGGTATAGTCTAAAGAAGCATTACCACCAAGAGAAATCTGACCGACATTATTAGTTGTTGTGGCGTAAGTTTGTGCCCGCCAATTAGTGATTCCATCATTGATCCTGGAAATATTAGTTTCAACATCTCCCTGACCTGCACCCTCAACAGTCAAGGATTGATTACTAAAGAAGCATATAAGCATAAACGTAATAAAAAATGTATCCAAAAGTTTGGGGATACATTTATATAATTTTGTCATCATCATTATTCCTCCCTGAAAATAAAGATAATTCACATGTTATTTTATAATTAAATAAATCAACAACCTGATTATAAGACCTTATTTGTCTTTAAGGAATCATTTTTTATAAATAATAGGAATAATAATGGAAGTAAAATTATAGATAATTGCTTTAGATGTAGTGATATGTACAAAAAATGGAACCAATAATCAATTATGATTACTGATTCCATTTTTTAATTTTATTAAATAGTATCATTGATTGACCAAGTTATTTGACCACTATAAGATCCGGCTTTACTATCGGCGGGAACACGTAATTTCCACTTTTTAGCACCGATATAGTCGGTTAGATCATAGTTAGTATGTGAACCGCTGAATCCATCGCTCTTGATTGGAACAGGATCAGGTGTAAGGGAATGCCAATTTTCATCAGCATCACTCTTGGCCTGATTGAATAGCAATGATTCACCGCCATCTTGAATCAACTTGGTACCGTTACTTGCGATAGGTTGATCACCATTGTTATCGTAACTAACGCTTACTTGAAATGGTGTGTCAGCTGAGTGGGTGACAACTAATTTGCCAGTTGTGCTGACATTTGAAAGAGTCCTTTCAAGCCCAGCACTATTGACGCTACCAAAGTCGATTGTTGTTGGTACTTCTACAAATGAAGTTGTCAGGGGAGCAGCTTCAATATCTACAATGGCCGGAGCTTCAGTAGAAATGCTGTTTAATTGTCCGCTACTAGTTACAACATTGTTAAAGTAGGCGGTATTAGATGCTGTTGACGCGTCGATACCAGTAACTTTTGCTTTAAATAAGATAGTGTGAGTGGCGTTGTTTGATAGTGGATTAACTGAGAAGTTCAAACCATTTTTTGCTACACCGTCCATTGTCACACTGCCAGGGACTAACTCTAGACCTTCAGGTAAACTATCGGCAAAGTTAGCGCCATTAAATGTGCTGGTACCATTGCTGATAAAGTCAACCTTATATTCGATGGTGTCACCTTTTTTACCAGTAGCTCTACTTTCAAAGTTACCATTAGGATCAGTTGTGTCATTTCTAACTAGTTTAGTGAAACGATATTTAAATTTAGGAGCTTCAACAGGGATGTCGATACTAGATTTATATGTTTTTGAATCATTTTGGTTAACATTATTACCTGTAAATTGGGCTGTATTGGTTAAATTACCATTTTCATCAGTATTATAGGGAGCTTGGTTATTTATGGTTGCGGTAAAGGTGAAAGTGGCGGATCCTCCTACGCCAACACTTGAATTGGGATTAAAATCAATATTGTCGCCATTTATAATTGAGCTTAGAGTTGTACTTTTATCTATTGTCAAACCAGCAGGCATTTTATCGAGAATTCTAGTCATAGACCATGAAGATTGATAACCTTCATTTTTAACGTTCAAGGTAAATCTTAATTTATCACCGACCTGGTTTACTGTACTTCCTGGTGATGTAAGGTTGGTATATGTTTTACTGACAATTGGAATAGCATAACCTGCAACGGTTGCACCAATTGTAGAGGAGTATTCTGCAACTTGACCACCATATAAGTCAGTTGACGGCCATCTGAGGGTATAAGCTGAATCTTGAAGTCCAGCTGAGTTAACAACATCATAGCCATTAGATTTTAATAGGTTAGTTCCAGCCGCGTCAGCTGTGTCACCATTTTGACCTTCTGAAGTTCCATTCCAAGGAATCTTAGGATTAGTAATATCGGAAGTACTTTTATTTTGTTTACCTTTGATACTCCAATCGGTTGGATTAGTAAGGATTCTACCCATGAAGTCCTTAAACCCACCAGTAACGTCATTAGTAACAAATAACTTTGAAGCCGGATTATAATTTGAACCACTCATTAGGTATAAGCCTTCTCCTTTACCAATTGCATACATTGGAACGTTATCAACTGTGGTATCGCCATTATTAGG contains:
- a CDS encoding DUF11 domain-containing protein; its protein translation is MKRNKLVTRILFVLFTALMMFLTVIQSQTMVKAATAQDYADAEKIFQKYDGITNWKLQSNSPSNSIGKIPIGGNISLGYTFGAARNSSGVVTSGDNTITKQSKSTMINSVPSISNGKINVFLIYGNKYYGILHQGANSYIGTGGTPQTASDSSIDYALLTGGSSTSNYYSGMNLLTGLNLIDSGAGIDKQYYTGTDANGAAAFKLLGYYSRRNVYVEIVLKASITGAPIVQRELYVYNPSTDKTSYTQFQTFYGEDTGLNPNNGDTTVDNVPMYAIGKGEGLYLMSGSNYNPASKLFVTNDVTGGFKDFMGRILTNPTDWSIKGKQNKSTSDITNPKIPWNGTSEGQNGDTADAAGTNLLKSNGYDVVNSAGLQDSAYTLRWPSTDLYGGQVAEYSSTIGATVAGYAIPIVSKTYTNLTSPGSTVNQVGDKLRFTLNVKNEGYQSSWSMTRILDKMPAGLTIDKSTTLSSIINGDNIDFNPNSSVGVGGSATFTFTATINNQAPYNTDENGNLTNTAQFTGNNVNQNDSKTYKSSIDIPVEAPKFKYRFTKLVRNDTTDPNGNFESRATGKKGDTIEYKVDFISNGTSTFNGANFADSLPEGLELVPGSVTMDGVAKNGLNFSVNPLSNNATHTILFKAKVTGIDASTASNTAYFNNVVTSSGQLNSISTEAPAIVDIEAAPLTTSFVEVPTTIDFGSVNSAGLERTLSNVSTTGKLVVTHSADTPFQVSVSYDNNGDQPIASNGTKLIQDGGESLLFNQAKSDADENWHSLTPDPVPIKSDGFSGSHTNYDLTDYIGAKKWKLRVPADSKAGSYSGQITWSINDTI